One genomic window of Arthrobacter sp. KBS0703 includes the following:
- the nadC gene encoding carboxylating nicotinate-nucleotide diphosphorylase, with translation MTSLTLPAAPVREILERAFAEDAPSGDITSQLLIPAGARATAVLNARVPGVFSGGTVFKDAMQLVDPDTEVELLVADGQAFDAGTRLARVSGRARSVLLAERVGLNLAQRMSAIATRTAEFVALVDGTKARITDTRKTTPGLRVLERYAVRCGGGANHRYSLSDAVLAKDNHLAVMTGGDPGKLTELLAAAKAQLGHTTHFEVEVDSADQIEPVLAAGVDTIMLDNFTLEELRAGVRQVGGRAVVEASGNVNLGTVADIAAAGVDVISVGALTHSVTALDLGLDVELTVS, from the coding sequence ATGACTAGCCTGACCCTCCCCGCAGCACCCGTCCGGGAGATCCTGGAACGGGCCTTCGCGGAGGATGCCCCCAGCGGTGACATCACCTCGCAGCTGCTCATTCCGGCCGGGGCCCGTGCAACCGCGGTGCTCAATGCCCGCGTTCCCGGCGTCTTCAGCGGCGGCACCGTGTTCAAGGACGCCATGCAGCTGGTCGACCCGGACACCGAGGTGGAACTGCTGGTCGCCGACGGCCAGGCGTTCGACGCCGGGACCCGGCTTGCGCGGGTCAGCGGACGGGCGCGCAGCGTGCTGCTGGCCGAACGCGTGGGGCTCAACCTGGCGCAGCGGATGAGTGCCATCGCCACCCGGACCGCTGAATTCGTGGCCCTCGTGGACGGCACGAAGGCCCGCATCACGGACACGCGGAAGACCACGCCGGGCCTGCGGGTCCTGGAACGGTACGCCGTGCGGTGCGGCGGCGGAGCCAACCACCGGTACAGCCTGTCCGACGCCGTGCTGGCCAAGGACAACCACCTTGCCGTGATGACCGGGGGCGATCCGGGCAAGCTGACCGAACTTCTGGCGGCGGCGAAGGCCCAGCTGGGGCACACCACGCACTTCGAGGTGGAGGTGGACAGTGCGGACCAGATCGAACCCGTCCTGGCCGCCGGGGTGGACACCATCATGCTGGACAACTTCACGCTCGAAGAGCTCCGGGCCGGCGTCCGGCAGGTCGGCGGACGAGCCGTGGTGGAAGCCAGCGGCAACGTCAACCTGGGCACCGTTGCGGACATTGCGGCCGCCGGTGTGGACGTCATCTCCGTCGGAGCACTCACCCATAGCGTCACGGCGCTGGACCTCGGCCTGGACGTCGAGCTGACGGTCAGCTGA
- a CDS encoding cysteine desulfurase family protein yields the protein MIFLDAAATTPVRREVLEAMWPFLTGQFGNPSSHHSLGDAAARALAEARKSVAAVLGCRPAEVTFTSGGTEADNLAVKGIALARQAADPALDRVVISAVEHPAVEESARYLERFHGFTVDVASVNSYGTVTAEALAAVLRPETALVSIMYANNEVGTVQPVAELAALARERGVPFHTDAVQAAGWLPVDVKTLGVDALSISGHKLGAPKGCGILFVRGRTKAEPLMHGGGQERGRRSGTENVAGAVGLATALTLAHADQAALSERVTELRDEFISAVLGSVPGAVLTGHPADRLPSVASFCFPGTSGESVLLELERQGVVCSSGSACAAGSDAPSPVLLALGIEAEVAQTAVRFSFDSSVTAADLATAAAAVTAAVGSVRNLGQIPK from the coding sequence ATGATCTTCCTCGACGCAGCAGCCACCACGCCGGTCCGCCGGGAGGTGCTCGAGGCCATGTGGCCCTTCCTGACCGGACAGTTCGGCAACCCGTCGAGCCACCATTCGCTGGGGGATGCCGCCGCCCGGGCGCTCGCGGAAGCCCGCAAGTCCGTGGCGGCCGTACTGGGATGCCGGCCGGCGGAAGTGACGTTCACGTCGGGCGGCACGGAGGCTGACAACCTGGCCGTCAAGGGAATTGCGCTGGCACGGCAGGCCGCGGACCCTGCGCTGGACCGCGTGGTGATCAGCGCCGTCGAACACCCGGCAGTGGAGGAATCCGCACGCTATCTTGAACGCTTTCACGGGTTCACGGTGGACGTGGCATCCGTGAACAGCTACGGAACGGTGACCGCCGAAGCCCTGGCCGCGGTGCTCCGGCCCGAAACGGCGCTGGTCAGCATCATGTATGCCAACAACGAGGTGGGGACGGTCCAGCCGGTCGCTGAGCTCGCCGCCCTGGCGCGGGAGCGCGGCGTTCCCTTCCATACCGATGCCGTGCAGGCCGCAGGGTGGCTCCCGGTCGATGTGAAGACGCTGGGCGTGGACGCCCTGAGCATTTCCGGGCACAAGCTCGGCGCCCCCAAGGGCTGCGGCATCCTGTTCGTGCGCGGCAGGACGAAGGCCGAACCCCTCATGCACGGCGGCGGGCAGGAGCGCGGCCGGCGTTCCGGCACGGAAAATGTGGCCGGGGCCGTGGGGCTTGCCACCGCGCTCACCCTGGCCCACGCGGATCAGGCGGCGCTCTCGGAACGGGTCACGGAGCTGCGGGACGAATTCATCAGCGCCGTGCTGGGCAGCGTTCCCGGCGCCGTGCTGACAGGCCATCCGGCCGACCGGCTGCCGTCCGTGGCATCTTTCTGCTTCCCGGGCACCAGCGGCGAGTCCGTGCTCCTGGAGCTGGAACGCCAGGGGGTGGTCTGCTCCAGCGGTTCGGCCTGCGCGGCGGGATCGGACGCGCCGTCGCCGGTGCTCCTGGCCCTGGGGATCGAGGCCGAGGTGGCCCAGACGGCTGTGAGGTTCAGTTTTGATTCCTCGGTGACCGCGGCGGACCTGGCGACCGCCGCCGCTGCGGTGACGGCCGCCGTCGGAAGCGTGCGGAACCTGGGCCAGATTCCCAAGTAA
- a CDS encoding GtrA family protein codes for MESPAAPVAEPTQRTQQAEAEPGAEPAPAAARFPATRHYPGALRFPVVRQLIRFTGVGVVCTVTSLALYALLRPWLGPQLANAAALIITSVMNTALNRRLTFKITDQRRAARDHLNGLVLILVALVITGGSLGVLHWLRPDATVADELLTTTLSGFLATAVRFTMLRHWIFRRARHR; via the coding sequence ATGGAATCGCCTGCCGCGCCCGTTGCCGAGCCCACGCAGCGGACGCAGCAGGCAGAGGCGGAGCCAGGCGCGGAACCTGCGCCGGCCGCCGCGAGATTCCCCGCCACCCGGCACTACCCCGGGGCGCTTCGCTTCCCTGTGGTCCGCCAGCTCATCCGGTTCACGGGAGTGGGCGTCGTGTGCACGGTCACCTCGCTGGCGCTGTATGCGCTGCTGCGGCCATGGCTGGGGCCGCAGCTTGCCAACGCCGCCGCGCTGATCATCACGTCCGTCATGAACACCGCGCTCAACCGGCGGCTCACGTTCAAGATCACGGATCAGCGCAGGGCGGCCCGGGACCACCTCAACGGCCTGGTCCTGATCCTCGTGGCCCTCGTCATCACCGGCGGCAGCCTCGGCGTACTCCATTGGCTCCGGCCGGACGCCACTGTGGCCGACGAACTCCTGACCACCACGCTGTCAGGGTTCCTCGCCACCGCCGTCCGGTTCACGATGCTGCGGCACTGGATCTTCCGGCGCGCCCGGCACCGCTAG